One genomic window of Cyprinus carpio isolate SPL01 chromosome B8, ASM1834038v1, whole genome shotgun sequence includes the following:
- the slc5a5 gene encoding sodium/iodide cotransporter, which translates to MASDSDKPGFCLVDYVVFAAMLGVSVGIGLFQSLRKTPGHSNVDSFFTGGRGFSAVPVGLSLCASFMSAVQVLGVPSEAYLYGFKFLYMCLGQALNSLITAVLFVPVFYRLKITSSCQYLGMRFGRGMQLLGSLQFIVATLLYTGIVIFAPAVILNQATGLNMWASLFSTGLICTFYTTVGGMKAVIWTDVFQIVVMLSGFIAVFIQGTILAGGPARVLEIANNGSRINFNDFVIDPQRRYSFWSFTVGGTMVWLSMYGANQAQVQRYISCRTEKQAQLALLVNQVGLCLIVSSAATCGIVMFALYSSCDPLKTGRISAPDQYMPYLVLDIFRNHPGFPGLFLACAYSGTLSTVSTSINAMAAVTMEDIMKPWLITVSQRKHLLLSKLLSLLYGLGCITMAALSSLLDWGVLQGSFTVMGVVNGPLLGAFVLGMFVPATNKPGVFSGVAVGFCLSLWLAIGSTIYPPTPQIMGVLPTSAGNCLASNAMLNSTITVTESSILSSSVPQDYGLQNIYSISYLYFGALSTSAVVLVGVVVSYITGPTKKDSISPGLLRWNLNETMTNNPTEILLSPKELFATADKHDVLLNKGDV; encoded by the exons ATGGCTTCAGACTCTGACAAACCAGGCTTCTGTTTGGTGGACTATGTAGTATTTGCTGCCATGCTGGGGGTGTCGGTGGGCATCGGGCTATTCCAGTCTCTGAGGAAGACCCCGGGTCACTCTAACGTGGACAGCTTCTTCACAGGTGGAAGGGGTTTCTCTGCTGTACCGGTTGGACTGTCGCTCTGTGCCAGTTTTATGTCAGCTGTCCAAGTACTTGGTGTGCCATCAGAGGCATATTTATATGGTTTTAAGTTCCTCTATATGTGCCTGGGACAAGCGCTCAACTCCCTCATTACTGCAGTTCTGTTTGTTCCCGTGTTTTATCGGCTCAAAATCACCAGCTCATGTCAG TATTTAGGAATGAGGTTTGGAAGAGGGATGCAGCTCTTGGGAAGTTTACAGTTCATTGTAGCCACA CTCCTCTATACTGGAATAGTGATCTTTGCTCCTGCGGTCATTTTAAATCAGG CCACAGGCCTAAATATGTGGGCATCTCTCTTCTCAACTGGACTCATCTGCACATTTTACACGACAGTG GGTGGTATGAAGGCTGTAATCTGGACAGATGTGTTTCAGATTGTAGTCATGCTCTCTGGGTTCATTGCAGTCTTCATTCAGGGCACCATTTTGGCAGGAGGGCCTGCCAGAGTTTTAGAGATCGCCAACAATGGATCCCGAATCAATTTTAATGA TTTTGTTATAGACCCCCAGAGGCGCTACTCGTTCTGGAGTTTCACAGTGGGCGGCACTATGGTCTGGTTATCCATGTACGGAGCCAATCAAGCTCAAGTGCAGCGTTACATATCATGCCGGACTGAGAAACAAGCCCAACT GGCGCTGCTGGTTAATCAGGTGGGTCTGTGTTTGATTGTGAGCAGTGCAGCCACATGTGGCATTGTGATGTTTGCTTTATACTCCAGCTGTGACCCACTGAAAACTGGCAGAATATCTGCTCCTGACCAG TACATGCCGTATCTGGTTTTGGACATTTTCCGTAATCATCCAGGCTTCCCAGGTCTTTTTCTAGCCTGTGCCTACAGTGGAACTTTAAG TACTGTCTCCACCAGCATTAACGCCATGGCAGCTGTTACTATGGAGGATATAATGAAGCCGTGGCTAATTACTGTTTCACAGAGAAAACACCTCTTGCTCTCCAAGTTATTAT CACTGTTGTATGGGCTTGGCTGCATTACAATGGCTGCGCTTTCCTCCCTGTTGGACTGGGGAGTCCTTCAG GGTTCTTTCACAGTCATGGGGGTAGTGAACGGTCCACTCCTGGGAGCATTTGTCCTGGGCATGTTTGTTCCAGCCACAAATAAACCA GGGGTGTTCTCAGGTGTGGCTGTGGgattctgtctgtctctatggCTTGCTATTGGAAGTACAATTTATCCTCCTACACCACAAATTATGGGTGTTTTACCCACTAGTGCTGGTAACTGTCTGGCAAGTAATGCAATGCTTAACAGCACCATTACAGTCACTGAATCTTCTATCTTGTCATCATCAGTGCCTCAGGATTATGG CCTTCAAAATATCTATTCAATATCCTACCTGTACTTTGGAGCCCTGTCAACTAGTGCAGTCGTGCTGGTAGGTGTGGTGGTTAGTTACATTACAG GACCCACCAAGAAGGATTCTATCAGTCCTGGTTTGTTACGATGGAACTTG AATGAAACTATGACAAACAATCCCACAGAAATCCTCCTCAGTCCGAAAGAACTTTTTGCCACTGCTGATAAACACGATGTTTTACTGAACAAAGGTGATGTTTAG
- the jak3 gene encoding tyrosine-protein kinase JAK2 isoform X2, translated as MSEEEEVPLMKSERAGSQKSSCDSALQVHLYYSPSLNSETTFTISTRHITAESVCALAAKASGILPVFHNLFALASEDLSYWYPPTHVFKSEENVKVHYRVRFFFSSWFGQGSKASYRFSLSRGRICAVLDYCVIDYLFAQSRSDFVSGRGGISPALSLQQECLGMAVLDLWRMAKERNQSLGEICNTTSYKSCLPETHRQDIQRMSRLARYQIRKTLKRFLKKLGRCSAGERSLKLKYLMELSVLEPNYGSESFPLHHSGWLEQSEQQRVKAVRVSGEGGIQIQTKESQEWQTFCDFPQITDISIKRLSQEQMPLEGRVVTLTRQDDQCMEAEFHTLTEALSFVSLVDGYFRLTTDSTHYFCTEVAPPSLLEDIQNYCHGPITSEFAVHKLKKAGAKNGMFLLRHSPKDFDKYFLTVCIQTHLGVDYKDCLIEKNEKYSLAGIHNSFCSLKQLTDFYQHSTLLMSDIPVTLGKCCPPRPKELTNMIILRNSSMTEMPSSPMLQRHKPSHMQFHMIKHEDLTWKESLGQGSFTHIFRGSKTDQRDGVTHTTEVLLKVLDANHKNCWESFFEAASLMSQISHKHLLLVYGISVHKSKNIMVQEFVKHGALDLYLKKSMSVSVSWKLDVAKQLACALNFLEEKNIAHGNICAKNLLLAREGDPSSDNSPFIKLSDPGTSMALLGKDVVLDRIPWVAPEVLDTLEIELECDKWSFGTTLWEIFNNGEAPLQGQDLIQKQQFYEHFSNLPALEWTELADLIAQCMQYQPELRPSCRSIIRQLNSLITSDYEILHATGTLPKSDGFWKRPNMFKKQQQDVFEERYLRFISILGKGNFGSVELCRYDPWGDNTGDLVAVKELQSNKQATVTDFQREIQTISSLHCDYIVKYKGICYSTGRLSTKLVMEYLPYGSLIGYMEKHRQNVCTRRLLLFASQICKGMEYLQSMRYVHRDLAARNILVASDTLVKIADFGLTKIIPVDKEYYRVTQPGESPVFWYAPESISELKFSHKSDIWSFGIVLQELFSYCDISRNPKRLSK; from the exons ATGAGTGAAGAGGAAGAGGTGCCCTTGATGAAGAGCGAAAGGGCTGGCAGTCAGAAGTCCAGCTGTGACTCTGCCCTGCAGGTGCACCTGTACTACAGCCCCAGTTTAAATTCAGAGACCACCTTCACCATCTCCACCAGACACATCACAGCggagagtgtgtgtgcacttgctGCTAAAGCCAGCG GAATTCTCCCTGTGTTCCACAACCTGTTTGCTTTGGCATCAGAGGACCTTTCATACTGGTATCCACCAACTCATGTGTTTAAGAGCGAGGAGAATGTCAAAGTTCACTACAGAGTGAG gtttttcttctCAAGCTGGTTCGGTCAAGGGTCCAAAGCATCGTACCGCTTTAGCCTCAGCAGAGGACGAATCTGTGCTGTGCTGGACTACTGCGTCATTGACTATCTTTTTGCTCAG TCCCGCAGTGATTTTGTGTCTGGACGTGGTGGGATTTCTCCTGCTTTGAGTTTGCAGCAGGAATGTTTGGGAATGGCAGTGTTAGATCTGTGGCGTATGGCCAAAGAGAGAAACCAGAGCCTTGGTGAGATCTGCAATACAACAAG CTACAAGTCCTGCCTCCCAGAGACCCACAGACAAGATATACAGCGTATGAGCCGCCTAGCGCGGTATCAGATCCGAAAAACGCTGAAGCGTTTCTTAAAGAAGCTGGGCAGATGCTCAGCGGGTGAACGCAGCCTGAAGCTCAAGTACCTGATGGAGCTGAGTGTTCTGGAGCCCAATTATGGCTCAGAAAGCTTTCCTTTGCATCACTCTGGATGGTTAGAGCAGAGCGAGCAGCAAAGGGTCAAAGCCGTGCGAGTGTCTGGAGAGGGAGGGATTCAGATACAGACCAAAGAGAGCCAG GAATGGCAGACGTTTTGTGATTTCCCCCAGATCACAGACATTAGTATTAAGCGTCTTTCTCAAGAGCAGATGCCCCTGGAAGGAAGGGTGGTGACTCTCACACGCCAGGACGACCAGTGCATG GAGGCTGAGTTTCACACCCTAACTGAGGCTCTTTCGTTTGTCTCTCTGGTTGATGGGTATTTTAGATTGACTACAGATTCGACTCACTATTTCTGCACAGAAGTGGCCCCGCCAAGCTTGCTGGAGGACATACAGAATTACTGCCATGGCCCGATCAC GTCAGAATTTGCGGTGCACAAGCTTAAGAAAGCCGGAGCCAAAAATGGGATGTTCCTGTTACGTCACAGTCCCAAGGACTTTGACAAGTACTTCCTCACTGTTTGCATACAG ACTCATCTAGGGGTGGATTACAAGGACTGTCTGATAGAGAAAAACGAGAAGTATAGCCTGGCTGGGATCCACAACTCATTCTGTAGTCTAAAACAGCTCACAGATTTCTATCAGCACAGTACTCTTCTCATGTCAGACATCCCCGTCACGCTGGGCAAGTGCTGCCCACCCAGACCAAAAG AACTTACCAACATGATCATCCTTCGTAACAGCAGTATGACTGAGATGCCCAGTTCCCCCATGTTACAGAGACACAAACCAAGCCACATGCAGTTCCACATGATTAAACACGAGGACCTCACCTGG AAGGAAAGCTTAGGGCAAGGTTCCTTCACGCATATCTTTAGAGGCAGTAAGACAGACCAGCGAGACGGAGTGACACACACCACAGAGGTTCTTCTGAAGGTCCTGGATGCAAACCATAAAAACTGCTGGGAG tctttttttgaggCGGCCAGTTTGATGAGTCAAATTTCCCACAAGCACCTTCTCCTGGTATATGGCATCAGTGTGCACAAATCCAAAA ACATCATGGTGCAGGAGTTTGTGAAGCACGGCGCACTGGACCTGTACCTGAAGAAGAGCATGTCTGTGTCGGTCAGCTGGAAATTAGACGTGGCCAAACAACTGGCCTGTGCTCTCAACTTCCTG GAGGAGAAGAATATTGCACATGGGAATATTTGTGCAAAGAATCTGCTGTTGGCCAGAGAGGGAGACCCTTCCTCTGATAACTCGCCCTTCATTAAACTGAGTGACCCTGGCACCAGCATGGCCTTGCTGGGCAAAGACG TGGTGTTAGACAGAATCCCATGGGTGGCTCCGGAGGTACTGGACACACTTGAGATTGAACTGGAGTGTGACAAGTGGAGTTTTGGGACAACGTTGTGGGAGATTTTCAATAATGGAGAAGCTCCGCTGCAAGGCCAGGACCTCATACAA AAGCAGCAGTTTTATGAGCATTTCTCAAACCTGCCTGCACTGGAGTGGACTGAGCTGGCCGACCTGATCGCTCAGTGTATGCAGTACCAGCCTGAGCTCAGACCGTCCTGCAGAAGCATCATCCGCCAATTAAACAGCCTCATCACTTCAG ATTATGAGATTCTTCATGCAACTGGCACACTTCCCAAGAGTGATGGTTTCTGGAAAAGACCAAACATGTTCAAAAAGCAACAACAGGATGTTTTTGAAGAGAGATACCTGCGATTCATCTCTATTCTGGGAAAG GGTAACTTCGGCAGTGTTGAGCTTTGTCGTTATGATCCGTGGGGTGATAACACTGGAGATCTTGTAGCTGTTAAGGAACTTCAGTCAAACAAACAGGCCACTGTGACAGACTTCCAGAGAGAGATCCAGACCATCAGCTCCCTGCACTGTGACTATATTGTCAAATACAAGGGCATCTGCTACAGCACAG GTCGACTCAGCACAAAACTGGTGATGGAATATCTTCCGTACGGCAGTTTGATCGGATATATGGAGAAGCACAGACAGAACGTGTGCACCCGAAGACTGTTGCTCTTTGCCTCACAGATCTGTAAG GGTATGGAGTACTTGCAAAGCATGCGTTATGTTCACCGTGATCTAGCTGCTCGCAATATCCTAGTCGCCAGCGACACTCTGGTGAAAATAGCTGATTTTGGGCTTACGAAGATCATTCCAGTGGATAAAGAGTACTACCGTGTCACGCAGCCAGGAGAAAGCCCTGTTTTCTG
- the ccdc124 gene encoding coiled-coil domain-containing protein 124, translated as MPKKFQGENSKSATARARKAEAKAVADARKQKELEDALWQDDNKHVMKKEQRRDDKERKRLEALERKREKQRLLEEEDAKMKGKPTKEAPSKVTRAQIEENLQSGQNVKETKEKEKSHLEMPLEENVNQIVPEEGTVEARTIEDAIAVLSTKEDLDRHPERRMKAAYAAFEEANMARLKMENPNMRLSQLKQQLKKEWTKSPENPLNQRVAAYNSK; from the exons ATGCCGAAGAAATTCCAGGGTGAGAATTCCAAATCGGCCACGGCGAGGGCCCGGAAGGCTGAGGCCAAAGCAGTCGCTGATGCACGCAAGCAGAAGGAGCTGGAGGACGCGCTCTGGCAAGATGATAACAAACATGTTATGAAGAAAGAGCAGAGGAGG GATGATAAGGAGAGAAAGCGTTTGGAGGCtctggagaggaagagagaaaagcAAAGGCTCTTAGAGGAAGAAGATGCCAAGATGAAGGGTAAACCAACAAAAGAAGCCCCCAGTAAAGTGACTCGAGCCCAGATTGAGGAGAACCTACAAAGTGGGCAAAATGTTAAGGAAACCAAGGAAAAAG AGAAAAGCCACTTGGAGATGCCGCTTGAGGAGAATGTCAATCAGATAGTTCCAGAAGAAGGCACGGTGGAGGCCCGAACCATTGAAGATGCCATCGCAGTTCTCAG CACCAAGGAAGATCTGGATCGACACCCTGAGCGTCGTATGAAAGCTGCCTACGCTGCGTTTGAAGAAGCAAACATGGCACGCCTTAAAATGGAGAACCCCAATATGCGACTTTCCCAGCTAAAACAACAGCTCAAGAAGGAGTGGACAAAGTCTCCGGAAAACCCCCTCAACCAACGAGTGGCAGCCTACAACTCCAAGTAA